The Primulina tabacum isolate GXHZ01 chromosome 1, ASM2559414v2, whole genome shotgun sequence genome contains the following window.
ACTATGTTTCAGAGAAGAAACACCTTTGATGCCAAGCATTTCCTTCCAATCGTCTATTAACCAAGGTTGTAAATGGCGGAAGGCGGTGGTGGGCGGCCGGTGACCGCCTACCGCCTTGGCGTCCTAGGCGGTtgaattttttaagtaattttttatAGATAATCATATACaatcatgcaatataatcaCAGATAGTCATCATTTTTTATGTAAGATGTGTAATTAAATAGTGTTTAAGCACAAAGAAGCTTCGTACAGTATAATATCATCTAGATAATgtgcaaataaatatataaatgcaaACTAACAAGATAATTAATAAAGATTCATCATCATATTAATGTTATTatgccaaaaaaataatattttactttTACCAATAAACTAAGTTtaaatttcaaagtttcaatCCATTATCCATCATTAGAACAAGTACTAGACTACTAAACATAACTAATTTTCCAAATCATCTACATATACACCCAGTGTGTGGTGGACTTAGTGGCTGAGACTTGAGAGTTTAGAGGGAAaactaaaagtaaaaaaaagaaAGTTGGGTGTGTTAGGGTTTTGagatttaaaattagttgactttgactagatttttaaaatttgttgacTACAATTTAAAAATCTTGACTGCCGGCCTCGCCCGCCTCGACCTGCCTCCTCAACGCCCAACGCCGTATAGCTTAGTCTGCCTAAAACACCCGCCTCATGCGTAGGCGGTGCACCGCCATTTAGAACACTGCTATTAACATGATGAGAGAAATTGCATGAATCTAAGAATGAAAAATTGCATGCTTTCCCACTTGTCATGTAACAGAAAAAGTATGGTTCCAATGAATATTCTTGGTAAAGCTTCAACTCATGTCTACAAAAAGTGGACACCACTCTAAGATATTTAACATGCATTTGAATACAAAGGTTCTGTTATTTCATAAACACACctcttgaatattttatatactAGGGATTTCACATGGATATAAATTCTGCACCATAACCATGGGTCCCACAACAAGAGACCTCATAGGTGTAGCACTTACCTATGAGACCCTTTCAATTAGCACTACACAGGATAATATATCATTCATAAACACAAACACAGTTAGACTGGCTCTTCATAGACAAACTTTTCATTTGTAATCCTAATGATTAGTTTAGAACCATGAGATTCTTCTCAATCAAACAGGAAGGCTGTAGcacaaatttatttctaacaaAGGTGTGCCAAAACTACACTGCGAGTAAAGTTACACAAGGTAAAACAGAAGTTGAATAGAATAAACTAACCTCAAAAAAAGTGTCACCGTATCTAGAGAAATTCAAATCTGAAGATTCAATGGTCTTGGCAACAAGTTCCTAAATAAAATACATTCACATAAGTATCGTCTAAGGCCTGCATCCAGCCCCTGTCCAGAGGACAAATATATCCAAAATGTGTACGCATGCAGTGCAACCAAGATTTAAGGGATAACTGATTTGTGAAACTAAATATGAAAAAAGCAGTGAGAAAGAAGAAGTACCAGATCACCAGCATTATCCAAATAGACCTGGACCACTGCATCCGAAAATGCTGCAGGGTCCAGCGGCGCTGAAATATTCCGTTTGCGGGTCTTAATCCGCGTGCCACTGTAATTTCAACATTGAAAATTACATTAATGAAAATAAGCTTAGAAAACATTGTTGCAATCCAATCAATGCATGTAAAAGCATATCAGTTTCAGCTACAAAGGCTACTTCAGATTCTTTAAGAAATAACAAGAGACGCAGAAAAATCAACTAAAACCAAAACCAAGAACAACATGTTTCCCACAAGAGAACAAAATAGAAATTTGCCATGGTTtctgaaaaaataaaaacttattGACCAAACTTTGAATGGATGCAAACCCGTGATTAAACCAGACTTGTACATGGACAAAATATAAAGCGCTCACACATTATTATACAACAAAATCAGACAGCAATCATCATCAACTAATTATTAAATTGGTGGTCAAAAAACTTACCCGAGAGTGGGTTTCTCCTTCGAGCTGCACAAGTggcaaaaatattaaaattagtaaacaCACTAACACAATTAATAACGATTAACGAACCCCAAATAAAAGCGATCCACTATCAGATCTGAGTAAAAGATTTGACTtccaaagaaataaaaaaaccaTCAAGAAACATCTAAGCTAAATGAGAGAGACACCCTCTTCCGCTATACAAACCTAGAACGATAACAGAGTGATCAAGATTAAATATTGATTTCACTGTAAGCTAAATGAGAAAGATACCCGCTTCCGCTATACAAATCCAGAACGATCACAGAGTACAGGGAAATCAAGATCAAATCTTTCACAAGAAAAACTACTATCCAACCCTCAATTCATTGACCAAAATTTCTAAATGATTAGACGTCTAAAAGGCGAAAACGGTAGATCCAAAAATACAAATCGgacaaatttaaaacaaaatcataAGATGAAAAACGAAATTCTACAAAAAGAACGGATTGAAAAGGGATATTTGTACCTCATAAACCAAAGTTCGGAGAATTGAGGAGAGGGACGAGTCCGAAGAAAATCACAGCGATTCGCGATGCCAAGAGAAAAGAGGATGAGTGGTAAAAGAGAGAAATAGGTGTCGATACTTTCTTGGAAACCCGCATTTATTGTTTCAGATCGCGGAAAGAGAAGTACAATAACTAATGCACGAGGTACTGCTAATATCGTGTGGATCCCACTTCACGAGAGAAAAGGGGATTTTCTTTCGTAAGAATGACCAATAggttatataaaaaaaaatgaccAAAAGTTGAAAATAGCATACGACACCCTGCTTCTTTGGAAAATGCTGGGAGCCCCTTATAGTTTAACGAATTTAAACCATATCTTCatcataacaataataataaataacatatattattattttaggtacttatatatatacatatgtatatatataatattttatttatttaaaattgtaaaaaattcgGAATCGAGTTTTTCGAGCTCGAGTAACTCGATACGTTATCGAGTTGATCTAGAGTTCaagtattttaatttttccgagTTGAGCTCCAGTAATATAATACTCGAGCTCGAATCGACTCGATTACACCCTTATTTACATGTATGGTTGTTGATCTTACGAAAGATTTTCGTTTTAAAAAATGCTAATATTGGAAAGATATATaagattaaatttaaatttttccaaCATCTTtcgttaataaaataattacatTTTAGTTACCAACAAATAATACACATCTAAATTTTGTAACACATTTTTTCTGAAataattttatcttttttttttcgtcAAGTATTTAGCTTTTGGATTATGATATCTCTTAATGCTGCGTTTAGTTGGGGTGATTAGGTGAACAACCCACCTAATCACATGTTTGATacgttttttatttaaccaagtcaatcactcctatgaatgattaggttatattatatgtgataaaataatcactcctcaccccctaggattatttataTCACTCTTAATTCATcatatttttttccaattttacaaTTCTCTTAAATCCAAACTCACAACCACTTCCCTCCACCGACCGCCGACCGACCACCGTCGCCCGTCGCCGACCGCCGACGCTTCCGGCCGGCCGACCACCGTCGACCGCCGCCACAAAACTGGAAAGACAATTTTGTCAATTaatcaaaagattattatttatctcattcttaacaatcatatcaaatataatattattttatcattatctaattcaatcattatttttataatttttctcttaatcatttcattattttatcattcaaaTCAAATATAAGCTAAATATGTTATTAATGTTACCACTGGTCTTGTAATATTTTAGTAAagtcattttattttataatattaaaaataaaaactgcCTCCAACATGTTTGCAAAAAAACGAttcatttattaaaataaaaaaatatggtgAGACACCAAAACAGAAACATGAATTGTTTCGTCGTTACACAAGCTAATTAGGCACCCACCACTTGGGAAATTTATCGAACATCTGGCACGCAGAATGAGACAAGTATTTCGTAAAATGGAACGGAGAGGCTATGATTTCTCCTCGAATACGCTGCCATTGGGGTCGTCAGAAATAATGGTCGTGCCGGTGGGTTTTTCGTCTTGGGGGGCGTCGACGGCGTTGTTGATGAATTGATCCATATCTCTCATCCTTGTCCTCACAACATTCGTCACCAGCACTGCGACCAACCCCACGACAGATCAGATTATACTGTATCATCGTTACACATACAAACATGGAAGCAAAACACTTACCAGCTGCGGTTCCGAAGGTCCAAAGCCAAAGGATCTTGAGGCCAGGACTCTTGTCTTTCCACATTGATTTATCTTTTCCACTCTGGTTGATTCTCTGGGGCACCGGGCACGTAATCCTGGAACTAATACTTTTCAACTTATTggtcaatttttttatataaccTATTGGTCATTCTTACGAGAGAAAACGTGAATAAATATGTGAAATggtttaacaaaatatttacttattttttttgttaaaaaacgAAATATACAagcatacaatatatatatatggtagtagtttaaataaaataagacagATGATTTTGACATAATTGGTATTTTattatcaaattataaaaaCATAAAGAGTTAAACTTTAATATATGCGATTGAGATACCCTGTCCTCGTTCAAGTGTAATAACTAATAAGAATAAAACCTTCATTGAATTTGTGTTCTTTGTTATATTCATATGAAACGCTACGGGTTAATGTGTGGCTAATTGAATGTTTACATTGGCGAACACATGCAATCTGCCGAACTCTACACATCCACTCCCCATAGCAATGATTTTCTATATGTACTACTGTTGTTTTTCAAGATGATTGGCACCTGTTTGATGAATTGCCTATGTGGTGGGTGCCTTAACCTGTTGAACTTTAATGGTTTTTATTTTTTGCCTaataattcatttaattcattGCATTTTTCTTGTCAGTTTCAATATTTTCCCTTTCTTTCGGTATTTGCGgtgtgaaatttttttatgcttTGAATATATAGATGGAGTAATTTAGCGTGTTAACTAATTTATGTCTTTTTTCCTACTCAGCTCGAAGGAGAAAAATTCCTCTCCCGTGAGTTTCTTCACAGTTTTCCAAGATCTATTTAATGATGATTGCTAACTTCTGGAGGATTGTTACTTGGTAATTTGGTACGATTGAGTCCTATTTAGTTGTCCATCTCTGCAATTTATTAGTGTTCCCATTTTAGTACACTCGCTTTCTCAATTCAAGCTCGCCTTGTATAAATTTTGTGTGACAATGATTTTCAGTCATGAGTCGTGCTAAATTAAGTACCCCCTTACCTCCACTTTCTCAAGTGACACAAATTGTTTCCGCAAAAGTCAGGAATCCATCTGCTCTGCAAACTATCAACGGCAAACCGATACCCAACCCACTTTACAACTTTCTTCCCAGTACCGAAAATCCAAATAATATTGTGACCCTCGTATGCTCTTCCCTTAAGAAAAAGGATTGTGTCTACTGGGACCATCTTCAACAGAAAGGATTGTTTAGTAATTTCACGAACCTTGAATTCTCAAGAGTTTTGTTGAGATGCCAGTCTGATTCATGTACAGCACTCACTTTCTTCAAATGGGTCAAAAAATATTTGGGTCTCGAACCAAATGAGCACAATTATTCCATCATGATTCATAATTTGGTATGGTCTAAAAATTTTAAGCAAGCAATGAAGCTTTTGTTAGAATTGGTGGAAATGAAAGGAAACGGAAATGTTTTATGGAGCTTGAGTGTGTACAAGAACTTGATTTCATGTTCAAATGAATGTAATTGGGACCCTGTTGTACTTGACATGCTCATCAAGGCTTATCTTAAAAAGGGTATGGTTGAAGAAAGTTTTAGAACATTTAGAAAAATGTTAAATCTCGGCTTCGTTCCTAGCCTCATCACTATCAATTGTCTGTTAAATGGGCTTTCTAAGGTTGACTGTGGAGAAAAATGTTGggatgtttatgaaaaactGCAGAATATTGGGGTGCATCCTAATGCGTGCACATTTAATATATTGACTCATGTGTTGTGCAAGGAGGGAAATGTGGACAAAGTGAATGAATTCTTGGAGAGGATGGAAGATCAAGGATTTGACCCTGATGTCGTGACATACAACATGCTTATTGATAGCTATTGCAAGACGGGTAGGTTAAAGGATGCAGTTTATTTGTATAATATAATGACTACGAGAACAGTAAATCCTGATTTAATCACGTTCACATCCCTGATAAATGGTCTTTGTAAGGGAGGTAGTGTGAGAGAGGCTCATCGGTTGTTCCATTTGATGGTTAATCGCGAGTTGAAGCCAGATGTTTTTGCTTATAATACTCTCGTAGATGGATATTGCAAGCAGCGAATGATGAAAGAGGTAAGATCCTTGTTGTTTGACATGATTGGAAGTGGGATTCGCCCTGATAACTTCACTTGTTGGATTATCATAAAAGGATACCAAGATCAAGATAGGTTGATTTCCGCATTGAATCTTATTTTAGAGATCACACGCATGGGAGTTACAGTCTCTCATGATGTGTATTTGTATTTGATCCTTGCTTTATGCAAGGAGAACAGGCCATTTGCAGCAATGTCTCTTTTGGATCAGATGTGCCAAAATGGTGGTGTCCCTAGCGAGGAAATCTATAATGAGTTGATTGGTTCTCTTTGTAGAGGTAATTTTGCGAAGGAGGCATTAAAACTGAAAGCGGAGATGGTATCGATGGATATGAAACCAAATCTGAATTCATACAGAGGTATGATTAGAGGTTTGTGTGGATCAAACAGAACCATGGAGGGACAGTTCTTGATGCAAGAAATGGTTGAATCCGGCTTGCCCCCAGATGTTGAAATTTGTAGAACTGTGACGAATGGGCAATGCAAAGAGAGAAATTTCGTTGAAGCCGAAAAATTGTTGAAACTCTTCGCTGAGGAATTTCAAATCTTTGATTCAGAATGTTATAATGCTCTTGTAAGAATGCTCTCCATGGAAGGAGATCTTGCTAAGTTGATGGAGTTCCAAGATAGGATGACAAAAATAGGTTTTGAACCAAATAAGCTTACTTGCAAGTATGTTATTGATGGAATGCGGAGAGCTATGGTGACGTAGAAACGTGAGCAGTTGGTGAAATAGCAGTGACTACACTCGCAGCACGTATGCCTGATGATTAACATAAAGTAGTAATTGGAGGAACGTGAACATATGTGTAattcaatatttatatataatttttttaatgagcaaaatattttacagaatGCAACTGAGTTTTAGGGGCATCACTCATAAGACTTATATATTTTAGAGAATGTATTTACATTTGTTATCatgccaaaaaaattaatatatatattttttatcatccAATATAGGAGTAAAAAATAATCGAATATGTACAGAGTTTCATTATACCCATAAAATGTttcgtattttttttaaaaaaaaatatttgttattttatagtaaattttattatttttaatattagaGGTAAATATGTTAATTTTGTGGTCACATCATGACATCGACTAGAGTGCCTTTggattttaaattgttttccttaaaaattttataatttgatttgtgtttgaatgGTCTTTTTAGTGCTTTTAAAAGTATTTAATTAAGTTGAAATTAGAGTTTTTCAAAAATCTCAAATTTAAAGCTTTTCTAATATGCCTGAAGAACGACAACTTTTgttaatcaaaatatgtttcTAAATATTAAAACGAGGCAActtattctttaaaaatcaatttCATTTTTCAATGGAAATTTTTTAATACATGGATCTGTACTTTACAAACATATAATCACCCCATACATTTTAGTTCttgaaataaaaatgaattgtATTTCAAATTCTATTATCAGAATTTATGGTATACTTATCCATAAAATATTCATCAAATGAACCATGTTACCAAACGGATTTTTGGTAGAAACAATAGTCCAATGTCAATCAACAAAATTGCTTACAACTTATTTGACACCAAATGCCTCAAGCGTGAGACGAGATTTCAGATTTATAATCCAATTTTAACAGACCGCTAATGACAATGGAAGATGACAGACAACAGACTCACTATCCATTTGAAGCCGAATCAATATGGGAACAAGTCTAAACAAAGATAATGTAGTTCGAAATCAAGGGACACTGATCCAACTCGAGTAAATCCGACAAGGTTTTAACTTATTGCTTCAAACAACCAACCGATGATATCAAGAAAAGACACCTAGACAACCATAGTAGCATCATATATTCACTCACTCCTGGTAGATCTTCTAAGTTAACTTGTGAATTGTTTTCATGTCTGCTGCTTCCTTGAGAGTTCCTTTCTCCACATGATCCCACCACTTCATCAAGAAGTTGTCCACGACCAATCTGAACCATGGTGATAGCTTCAGTCCCCCCTCGCCCGCATCAGCTTTCCTCAAGAGCTCTTTCAGCTCCTCTCGGTTCACGTACTTTACATCAGCCACTTCATCAGGATTTGGGTTCACATTAACTTCCCGAACAATGAAGAGAAGATAATCAACTGCATGTGTCAAATAACATTGATCAGAGTCAGACACACATAGTGCCTCGAGCAATCAAGATTGCAACTAAATGTTCAGGGGAGGAGATGAAATTAGGGGGGCAGCTAGATCGACTGTGGGATAACttgtatatttttaaaaaattagacatGAAATTTCTCTTGAGAGCATTCACCCTCCCGTTGAGTCTGCCATAGCAATGTTGATAGGTAATTTTAAGGTTGGTCTGGTAAGATGCCCCAAAACGAAGCTGCtgttaaaattgaaatgagagaTTGCTAAGATGAAGCGAAGATGGTGGCTTGACAGATTTGGGGCCTGGGGGCTCAGAGTagcattttagaaaaattactcTGAAAGTTAAGAATTTTTTCGGGTGGATTTTTTGGCAAAGCAAATGGTAGTAGATAAGTGACAAAACAATTCCATGGCAATAGATAATAATGACTAGAAGTATGAAATATTACGTTCATGCTCTCCCCATTTCCCATCTGATGGTGCCTTGTACAGCATACGACCCAACGGAGTGAAATGACCGACTGGGACGTCTTCAGCAGGAATACCCAGTTCATCCAAGAGCTTTCTCTGAGCAGCGTTCCTCACCccttttaaaatgaaaaattggGTTAGAGTCAAAATTGCTGTTGGACAAAAATTAACTCCTTAGTTTAAATGCGAAGCGAGAAAAATACCGAGAGCATTCTCTTCGATAAGCTCGGAATCTCGGTACAGAGGATGACTGCAGCAGGTGTTGGTCCACACCAAAGGAAACGTCACCTTTGTTGCTGATCGTTGCTGCACGAAAACAAACATAATAGATCATGTAAGCATTCCTTCACAGACAGACATGAAATTCGTGAAGTAACACTAGCTAGTTGAGATGAAATTAATAGGAGGCAAATTTCACGGAAGATCGACATCTTCAGAAATTTCTAAATTACGTTGAccaaaaaaaacaatttattaAGTAGGTCTCAATTGATTCTTAGTGGTGCAATGCTTCGGGGACATCCAATGAGATACCATAATCAGACGTGAATCGTACCAAGCAGACTCCTTCTCTGAGCAGTGTTATACCTCAATCTTCTTTAGGGCCTAGAGAAATCTTGGTCCTATTACGATTGTTCCAGTTATTCTTGatcaacaaatatttttttcatcaaaaagGCATTCACATTTTAAAAAGACTGTCCATGATTAATGTCGAGCATTTGAGAGAAACAGTTCGGCGAGAGCAAGAAATTAGATGTGCCCATGAAGGAGGAAACCTGAGATTTATTAACCAACAGATAATGCACTCTCCAAGTTCAGAATTATCCAGTGCCTTGACTAAACAAAATTTTAGTTCGATCAAGCATGAAAATTAGCGTACAACACACGTAGTACTATGGTTATGAGAACAGGGAAATATAAAATTCACAAACGCATTCAAACACAGAGAGCTGTGGCAACCTGAACTCAAGAGCAAGAGAATTGTGTAATTGTTAAAAGATATGCCATGGACAACTTAGGTAAAGATAAAAGTGATATCCGATACATGCTCCAATTTAATCCTTATTTTTCAAGATATCCAAAAATTAATTGCTTTTAAGAATACCCAAGTGCCCCGAGAAATGATAAAATAGCCCGATTCTAAAACAACAGATTGTATGCATGACCTTCAAAGAACTTAGCCAGCACAAAACTCACTCGGCAACACGTACCTGAAGCAGTAACTCGTATTTTGAGTTAAACAAGAAAACACTGAAAGCCCTGTGTAACAAATTTTCAGATTCGATCTTTTCCATCAGATGGCCTgcataatacaaaacttgaatggTCAGGAGTACAATACTCGAAGCTAAAACAGGCTGCAGGTACCATATTAAAACTGCATCTGAGACACCGTGAAAACGAATAAAATCGAAAATCACAGTCCACTCTCTATGCACCCAGCAAGAACCACTAGAATATTTTTTCCTCGAGTAAACCATCAAACATACTGAAGAGCAGTAATTCGGAAACATAGGCATACATATATGACCACACGATTGATCATGTCTTGATGACTAAATAAAAGATTATGGGTGCGCGGCATAAATTCACAAGATTGTACATAGATCGaattacatgttttttttttttttgcattcaAGATATTACAGAAGAATCGAAGGTGGTGGCTTACAATTGTATTTGGTGTCATGGCCAACAACCCGATCATTCTCATCAACCAATATGCATCTGCAAAAGAATAACACAAATATTACTACTCCTTTTCAATAAAAAAGCATGACCAGAAATCAAATCCGAGGAAAAATACATCCGAAACTATGAACTCAATCAAAAGGAAACTCGGAATGGGAAAAATGATCCATATTGTCACGTAAAAATAAATAGATACAAAAGCTAATTAGATAGTCTTGAAaaaaacacaataaataaataaacaaataagaAGCAGACATTCAAGAAAACATCTTTATCACAAATGAATCAACGTTCTATATTTCTTAACACTTTgtggggaaaaaaaaaacaacaaagcAAACCCAGTTTCAATTTTTAAGATCCACAAATACCAGACTAGACAACCCAGAATCCAATCCCATTTCACCAAAAAAAACCCATCTCAAATCCTCTCATTGAGTGTAACAAAAAGCAAAACGAGACAAATGAGAGGTCAACAGATAGAATCACTAACTCGTCGTCGAACATAAGCCGCCTCTGGACAGCATCCATGCCGGCATCAGCGGAAACATCAGCAGCACTCATGGTTGAAGGGGTGTTGGTGAGGGACGAAGCGTGGACCGAAAAGGGCCTCGAGGAATTATCTCTGAAAAGGGATGCCGATTTAAGGAGAAGGGATTTGAATGGCAACGAAGATGGAGAGATTGAAGATGAAGACGCAGCGGAGGAGGAGAATGGTAACAAACTTTGGAACCGAATGCCAGTAATGGAGGACATTACTATTCTGTGaattttaccaaaaaaaaaaaagtattccCTTTCTTGGTTTCAcccaacaaaataaaaaaataaaacaaacaaacaaataagTTTGGAGCACTAAATCACGATCTTGGATTCTCCACTAGCAATCTTGGAGCTTGATTTCAGATTGCCTGATGGTTATGTATAGATATATACAATGTGGATTGAATCGAAAGCAACTTattgttgttttattttgtttatctaTTGTACTTTATTGTTGTTGGGATGTacaaaatttttcataaaactTGTCAAAATCAGCCATAATTGACCGCAGCcaaatgttgaaaaatatgaAGTTACACACATGTTTTGACTTATGAATACAACAAATGAACGATTCAGTTGGTGGAGTCAAGTCTAAATTTTTATGTGGATATCTAAATTATGTATGTTAGTAaactttatttgaatttttaggtataaaaaatgattttaacaTAATTATATATTGAGCCCTCTATCTTTCATTGTGACGGCTGCATTTATGTCAAAACGAGGCGGTGCTTGGTTTTGATACTAAATTTCATGCTGATTTTcggataaaaatttgtgtgagagatcttacgggtcatattttatgaaacgaatcttttatttagatcattcatgaaaaatattacttttataaaAGAGTCAGGAAAATGAAGTTATgagataaaaaatatattaaaaattttaagtggaAAGTGCAAATTTCTGGAGAAAGAaagtgaaataaaataattttatctaaCACAATActctataaaaataaaaaatcgagAGGAGACGACCATACTCATTACCCCTCATTTGTCTTTATCTCTTAATAAGACTAAATATATGGAACAAATTGAATAATATTGTAATAAtttctataaaaaaattatgaatcggTTGAAAAACTTTCAAGCAATAACACAAAAAGCTCGAACTAAAAGATAATCAAACATCTAGTATCTCAACACTAGGGCCGAACCTTTTATGAGGTCAAGGAGGCCACCGTCTCAGGGTCGTTCTTTGAGAGGttcaacatatatattttgagTCGATAATCTATTGAAATAAAATTGTTTTGcccaatattaaataaaaaaagagtaatttgaaattttttgtttataatttatcaaaCTCGATCTTTTTTAAAGTTCGGTTTGA
Protein-coding sequences here:
- the LOC142535966 gene encoding uncharacterized protein LOC142535966 isoform X3; translated protein: MSRAKLSTPLPPLSQVTQIVSAKVRNPSALQTINGKPIPNPLYNFLPSTENPNNIVTLVCSSLKKKDCVYWDHLQQKGLFSNFTNLEFSRVLLRCQSDSCTALTFFKWVKKYLGLEPNEHNYSIMIHNLVWSKNFKQAMKLLLELVEMKGNGNVLWSLSVYKNLISCSNECNWDPVVLDMLIKAYLKKGMVEESFRTFRKMLNLGFVPSLITINCLLNGLSKVDCGEKCWDVYEKLQNIGVHPNACTFNILTHVLCKEGNVDKVNEFLERMEDQGFDPDVVTYNMLIDSYCKTDGYCKQRMMKEVRSLLFDMIGSGIRPDNFTCWIIIKGYQDQDRLISALNLILEITRMGVTVSHDVYLYLILALCKENRPFAAMSLLDQMCQNGGVPSEEIYNELIGSLCRGNFAKEALKLKAEMVSMDMKPNLNSYRGMIRGLCGSNRTMEGQFLMQEMVESGLPPDVEICRTVTNGQCKERNFVEAEKLLKLFAEEFQIFDSECYNALVRMLSMEGDLAKLMEFQDRMTKIGFEPNKLTCKYVIDGMRRAMVT
- the LOC142536339 gene encoding isopentenyl-diphosphate Delta-isomerase I gives rise to the protein MSSITGIRFQSLLPFSSSAASSSSISPSSLPFKSLLLKSASLFRDNSSRPFSVHASSLTNTPSTMSAADVSADAGMDAVQRRLMFDDECILVDENDRVVGHDTKYNCHLMEKIESENLLHRAFSVFLFNSKYELLLQQRSATKVTFPLVWTNTCCSHPLYRDSELIEENALGVRNAAQRKLLDELGIPAEDVPVGHFTPLGRMLYKAPSDGKWGEHELDYLLFIVREVNVNPNPDEVADVKYVNREELKELLRKADAGEGGLKLSPWFRLVVDNFLMKWWDHVEKGTLKEAADMKTIHKLT
- the LOC142535966 gene encoding uncharacterized protein LOC142535966 isoform X2; the encoded protein is MSRAKLSTPLPPLSQVTQIVSAKVRNPSALQTINGKPIPNPLYNFLPSTENPNNIVTLVCSSLKKKDCVYWDHLQQKGLFSNFTNLEFSRVLLRCQSDSCTALTFFKWVKKYLGLEPNEHNYSIMIHNLVWSKNFKQAMKLLLELVEMKGNGNVLWSLSVYKNLISCSNECNWDPVVLDMLIKAYLKKGMVEESFRTFRKMLNLGFVPSLITINCLLNGLSKVDCGEKCWDVYEKLQNIGVHPNACTFNILTHVLCKEGNVDKVNEFLERMEDQGFDPDVVTYNMLIDSYCKTGRLKDAVYLYNIMTTRTVNPDLITFTSLINGLCKGGSVREAHRLFHLMVNRELKPDVFAYNTLVDGYCKQRMMKEVRSLLFDMIGSGIRPDNFTCWIIIKGYQDQDRPFAAMSLLDQMCQNGGVPSEEIYNELIGSLCRGNFAKEALKLKAEMVSMDMKPNLNSYRGMIRGLCGSNRTMEGQFLMQEMVESGLPPDVEICRTVTNGQCKERNFVEAEKLLKLFAEEFQIFDSECYNALVRMLSMEGDLAKLMEFQDRMTKIGFEPNKLTCKYVIDGMRRAMVT
- the LOC142535966 gene encoding uncharacterized protein LOC142535966 isoform X1, which gives rise to MSRAKLSTPLPPLSQVTQIVSAKVRNPSALQTINGKPIPNPLYNFLPSTENPNNIVTLVCSSLKKKDCVYWDHLQQKGLFSNFTNLEFSRVLLRCQSDSCTALTFFKWVKKYLGLEPNEHNYSIMIHNLVWSKNFKQAMKLLLELVEMKGNGNVLWSLSVYKNLISCSNECNWDPVVLDMLIKAYLKKGMVEESFRTFRKMLNLGFVPSLITINCLLNGLSKVDCGEKCWDVYEKLQNIGVHPNACTFNILTHVLCKEGNVDKVNEFLERMEDQGFDPDVVTYNMLIDSYCKTGRLKDAVYLYNIMTTRTVNPDLITFTSLINGLCKGGSVREAHRLFHLMVNRELKPDVFAYNTLVDGYCKQRMMKEVRSLLFDMIGSGIRPDNFTCWIIIKGYQDQDRLISALNLILEITRMGVTVSHDVYLYLILALCKENRPFAAMSLLDQMCQNGGVPSEEIYNELIGSLCRGNFAKEALKLKAEMVSMDMKPNLNSYRGMIRGLCGSNRTMEGQFLMQEMVESGLPPDVEICRTVTNGQCKERNFVEAEKLLKLFAEEFQIFDSECYNALVRMLSMEGDLAKLMEFQDRMTKIGFEPNKLTCKYVIDGMRRAMVT